In Eubalaena glacialis isolate mEubGla1 chromosome 3, mEubGla1.1.hap2.+ XY, whole genome shotgun sequence, the following are encoded in one genomic region:
- the SHISAL2A gene encoding LOW QUALITY PROTEIN: protein shisa-like-2A (The sequence of the model RefSeq protein was modified relative to this genomic sequence to represent the inferred CDS: inserted 1 base in 1 codon), with protein sequence MSVHELAAQGKEVAVLSPSVRLSAAVFCCGFRDHKYRCDDPHSFFPYEHSSTWWLSIGALVGLSIAAVVLLAFIVTACVLRYLFISSKPHTKLDPGLSLQTTDPDEVPPDRQGGNMGNSVEVPGVSPLGQSHPXLNPWPDCNEEQAVDPKRLLRHCFMATVMAGDIPGSPEEAPVPSLDQLHKHPVNVSAPSSSGVSPLDKKVGLGIIKGTLEPRGINEGFS encoded by the exons ATGTCAGTGCATGAGTTAGCTGCTCAGGGAAAGGAAGTGGCAG TTCTGTCTCCCTCCGTCCGTCTCTCGGCGGCCGTCTTCTGCTGCGGCTTCCGCGACCACAAGTACCGCTGCGACGACCCGCACAGCTTCTTCCCCTACGAGCACAGCTCCACGTGGTGGCTCAG TATTGGTGCTCTTGTGGGCCTGTCCATAGCAGCAGTGGTCCTCCTGGCCTTCATTGTCACCGCCTGTGTGCTTCGTTACCTGTTCATCAGCTCAAAACCCCACACAAAGTTGGACCCAGGATTAAGCTTACAGACTACAG ACCCTGACGAGGTACCGCCTGACCGACAAGGTGGGAACATGGGCAATTCAGTGGAGGTGCCAGGAGTGAGCCCTCTTGGGCAGAGTCACC TCCTGAACCCATGGCCggactgcaatgaagagcaggcCGTGGACCCCAAACGCCTCCTCCGGCACTGTTTCATGGCTACAGTGATGGCCGGTGACATTCCGGGCAGCCCTGAGGAGGCCCCTGTCCCCAGTCTAGACCAGCTCCATAAACACCCAGTAAATGTCTCTGCACCATCCTCTTCTGGAGTCTCTCCTCTTGATAAAAAGGTGGGGCTGGGGATAATCAAAGGGACTTTGGAACCTAGAGGCATAAATGAGGGCTTTTCCTAG